The Candidatus Cloacimonadota bacterium genome includes a window with the following:
- a CDS encoding peptidase M16 — protein sequence MKKQAVKHGFAHIASREIPEIAATAHYYEHEKSGARLVHMACEDNNKVFCATFKTVPTDNTGCPHILEHSVLNGSKNFPCKSTFQELIKGSLHTFINAMTDSDMTLYPVASTNAKDFVNLSRVYLDAVFFPKIYEQPNILHQEGWHYELTDPEGELKVRGVVYNEMKGAFSSPDQVVERYSQQAQFPDNTYGCESGGDPKEIPQLTYENFIAFHKKHYHPSNSHLFLYGDMDADAMMEIMDREYLSHFEKDTEAVNIPLQKPFDRMKKLEVQYPVEEGKDITEQYHLSLNYTFGLNPDLKLTHAITVLMSILMGTPASPLKQAILKSSLAKDTIFSLREGLLQPTFSIICKQVRRENADALASLIRTELKRLVEEGIDKKLVEAVLNRREFALREAQMSWGPRGLYYAWTMYTHWIHGGDPLEALGFEESMKELRRGLSEPYYEKLIEQAILENPHASQVIYTPVPGLGNQLDSKLREELAAVKAKMTPQEIEELIKFNHAFLDWQNEEPVPEELEKIPMLSLDDIDLEAERYPTEIEESREFTLLKHELNTNGVLYLSAYFDLSHASEANLPWISLYTMLAGQVDSRDHGYAELSNEINIHTGGISLGLLLRSNYQDPDEVQPKLLLNGKAVRNKTGKLMELAAELALRPVFTDRDRLKQIIRETKSKMESMLFYNGHQIAVNRMLAPFSQAHRYSDMISGLEYYHFLNNLEKSLDTEIDKIVAELGWVRDTFFTRNNLLVSLTADEAGIAEAFGQLKPFVESLFSEASSPVERRFQPKDLNEAILAPVQVQYCVKGGNFFRNGYSYSGKLRVLNNILSTEFLHREIREKGGAYGAWSNFSPYGSMYFCSYRDPNLQETLETYDKVPEFIRNFNCSRREMVKYIIGDISSQDYPLTPERKAAQANDDYITGFSHEDRQQIRDEVLSTKVEDIRAFADLVEATMACNHYCVFGNEAKLKEAEKLFDRLTPVFS from the coding sequence ATGAAAAAGCAGGCTGTGAAACACGGCTTTGCCCACATTGCCAGCCGCGAGATACCTGAAATCGCCGCCACGGCACATTATTACGAACATGAGAAAAGCGGGGCGCGCCTGGTGCATATGGCGTGCGAGGACAACAACAAGGTTTTCTGCGCCACCTTCAAAACCGTTCCCACCGACAACACCGGCTGTCCCCACATACTGGAACATTCGGTGCTTAACGGCTCCAAGAACTTTCCCTGCAAATCCACCTTCCAGGAACTGATAAAGGGTTCGCTGCACACCTTCATCAACGCCATGACCGATTCGGATATGACGCTGTATCCCGTTGCCAGCACCAACGCCAAGGATTTCGTGAACCTCAGCCGGGTTTACTTGGACGCGGTGTTTTTCCCCAAGATATACGAACAGCCCAACATCCTGCACCAGGAAGGCTGGCACTATGAACTCACCGACCCGGAAGGCGAGCTGAAGGTCAGAGGCGTGGTTTACAACGAGATGAAGGGCGCTTTTTCCTCGCCGGACCAGGTTGTCGAACGCTACAGCCAGCAGGCGCAGTTTCCTGATAACACCTACGGCTGCGAATCCGGAGGCGACCCAAAGGAAATTCCGCAGCTAACATACGAGAACTTCATCGCCTTCCATAAAAAACACTACCATCCCTCGAACTCGCATCTCTTCCTCTATGGGGACATGGACGCCGACGCGATGATGGAAATAATGGACCGGGAATACCTGAGCCATTTCGAAAAAGACACGGAAGCGGTGAATATCCCGCTGCAAAAGCCCTTTGACAGGATGAAGAAGCTGGAGGTGCAGTATCCGGTGGAAGAGGGCAAGGACATCACGGAACAATATCACCTGAGCCTGAACTACACTTTCGGCCTTAATCCCGACCTCAAGCTAACCCACGCGATCACGGTGCTGATGAGCATTCTGATGGGAACCCCGGCCTCGCCGCTGAAACAGGCCATCCTCAAATCCAGCCTGGCTAAGGACACCATCTTTTCCCTGCGGGAAGGCCTGCTGCAGCCAACTTTCAGCATCATCTGCAAACAGGTGAGGCGGGAAAACGCGGACGCGCTGGCCAGCCTGATCCGGACCGAGCTGAAACGCCTGGTGGAGGAAGGCATCGACAAAAAACTGGTCGAGGCCGTACTCAACCGGCGCGAGTTCGCTCTGCGCGAGGCCCAGATGTCCTGGGGGCCGAGAGGGCTTTATTACGCCTGGACGATGTATACGCACTGGATCCACGGCGGCGACCCACTGGAAGCGCTGGGTTTTGAAGAATCGATGAAAGAACTGCGCCGCGGTCTCAGCGAGCCTTACTATGAAAAGCTGATCGAACAGGCTATCCTCGAAAACCCACACGCCAGCCAAGTCATCTATACCCCTGTGCCCGGCCTGGGCAACCAGTTGGACAGCAAACTCAGGGAAGAACTGGCCGCGGTCAAGGCCAAAATGACCCCCCAAGAGATAGAGGAACTGATCAAATTCAACCACGCATTCCTCGACTGGCAAAATGAAGAGCCGGTCCCGGAAGAACTGGAAAAAATCCCCATGTTAAGCCTGGATGACATCGATCTCGAGGCGGAGCGCTACCCCACCGAAATCGAGGAATCCAGAGAATTCACCCTGCTGAAACATGAGCTTAACACCAACGGTGTGCTGTACCTCTCAGCCTATTTTGACCTCAGCCATGCCAGTGAGGCAAACCTGCCCTGGATTTCGCTCTACACCATGCTGGCGGGACAGGTGGACAGCCGTGACCACGGCTACGCGGAGCTTTCCAACGAGATCAACATCCACACCGGTGGCATCAGCCTGGGCCTGCTGCTCCGCAGCAATTACCAGGATCCGGACGAGGTGCAGCCAAAACTGCTGCTCAACGGAAAGGCGGTGCGCAACAAGACCGGCAAACTGATGGAATTGGCGGCTGAGCTTGCCCTGCGTCCCGTTTTCACGGACCGTGACCGGCTGAAGCAGATCATCCGCGAAACCAAATCCAAGATGGAATCCATGCTGTTCTACAACGGGCACCAGATTGCGGTAAACCGAATGCTGGCTCCGTTCAGCCAGGCCCACCGCTACAGCGACATGATTTCAGGATTGGAATATTACCATTTCCTCAACAACCTGGAAAAGAGCCTGGATACGGAGATCGACAAGATCGTTGCCGAGCTCGGCTGGGTGCGCGATACCTTCTTCACCCGCAACAACCTGCTGGTCAGCCTAACCGCAGACGAAGCGGGCATTGCGGAAGCTTTCGGCCAATTGAAGCCATTCGTGGAAAGCCTTTTCTCCGAAGCATCCTCCCCTGTGGAACGGCGCTTCCAGCCCAAAGACCTCAACGAGGCGATCCTGGCTCCGGTGCAGGTGCAGTATTGCGTGAAAGGCGGAAACTTCTTCCGCAACGGCTATTCCTACTCCGGCAAGTTGAGGGTGCTGAACAACATCCTGTCCACCGAATTCCTGCACCGCGAGATTCGGGAAAAGGGCGGCGCTTATGGCGCCTGGTCAAATTTCTCGCCCTACGGCAGCATGTATTTCTGCTCCTACCGCGATCCCAATCTGCAGGAAACCCTAGAAACCTACGACAAAGTGCCGGAATTCATCCGCAATTTCAACTGCAGTCGCCGTGAGATGGTAAAATACATCATCGGCGACATCTCTAGCCAGGATTATCCCCTGACCCCAGAAAGAAAAGCCGCCCAAGCCAATGACGATTATATTACCGGTTTCAGCCACGAAGACCGCCAGCAGATACGTGATGAGGTGCTTTCCACCAAGGTAGAGGACATCCGCGCCTTTGCCGACCTGGTGGAGGCGACCATGGCCTGCAACCATTACTGCGTGTTTGGCAACGAAGCGAAACTGAAAGAGGCGGAAAAGCTGTTTGACAGGCTGACACCGGTTTTCAGCTGA
- the rsgA gene encoding ribosome small subunit-dependent GTPase A, with amino-acid sequence MKQKDRKKQRPHAGRRLRNVRVPNLDALDDMREVAHYKSQRTAEKQHQTFKQSSELIPGRILEVKTNYNYLVEAEGKFYEATLSGRLKQFSYSSRALSAVGDRVELDISGDPHFRIENILPRVNTLSRYASGNFQKEIIVAANIDQVVITASWRMPLIKPGLIDRYICAATLENIHPVIVINKIDLCEDREELADTVDYYRESGYPLLCTSVVSGEGMEDLRAILIDRDSVFSGQSGTGKSSLINWLEPGLELRTAEVSDFNEKGKHTTTQAILFPWSFGGHLLDTPGIKTVNLHRSAISEIPRVFPGFAKLAPNCFFRDCTHTHEDDCAVLDAQEAGKIPLERYESYLRILESLE; translated from the coding sequence ATGAAGCAAAAGGACAGGAAAAAACAGCGGCCCCACGCCGGGAGACGGCTGAGGAACGTGCGTGTTCCGAACCTTGACGCACTGGACGACATGCGTGAGGTGGCACATTACAAATCTCAGCGCACGGCGGAAAAGCAGCACCAGACATTCAAGCAAAGCTCGGAACTGATACCTGGGCGAATTCTGGAAGTGAAGACCAACTACAACTATCTGGTTGAGGCGGAAGGAAAGTTCTACGAAGCCACCCTCTCCGGCCGGCTGAAGCAGTTCTCCTACTCCAGCAGAGCACTTTCTGCTGTGGGCGACCGCGTTGAGCTGGACATCTCAGGCGATCCCCATTTCCGCATCGAAAACATCCTGCCCCGGGTGAACACCCTTTCCCGCTACGCCAGCGGCAACTTCCAGAAAGAGATCATTGTGGCCGCCAACATCGACCAGGTGGTGATCACGGCTTCCTGGCGAATGCCGCTGATCAAGCCGGGCCTGATCGACCGCTATATCTGCGCCGCCACCCTGGAAAACATCCATCCGGTCATCGTGATCAACAAGATCGACCTCTGCGAAGACCGCGAGGAACTGGCTGACACGGTTGATTACTACCGCGAATCCGGCTATCCGCTGCTCTGCACCTCCGTCGTGAGCGGCGAAGGGATGGAGGATTTGCGCGCCATCCTGATCGACAGGGACAGCGTGTTTTCCGGGCAATCCGGCACGGGCAAAAGCTCGCTGATCAACTGGCTGGAACCGGGGTTGGAACTGCGCACGGCCGAGGTGAGCGATTTCAATGAAAAAGGGAAGCACACCACCACCCAGGCGATCCTGTTTCCCTGGAGTTTCGGCGGACACTTGCTCGACACCCCCGGAATCAAGACAGTGAACCTGCACCGCAGCGCGATAAGCGAGATTCCGAGAGTGTTTCCGGGTTTCGCGAAACTGGCTCCGAACTGCTTTTTCCGTGATTGCACCCACACCCATGAGGATGACTGCGCCGTTCTGGATGCCCAGGAGGCGGGCAAAATCCCGTTGGAGCGCTATGAATCGTATCTGAGGATACTGGAATCGCTGGAATGA
- a CDS encoding NAD(+)/NADH kinase, with protein sequence MKNFAIYIKPSFADKQAMFAKLEALAAEHGVRFHGIREQRHLMPKGFSVLDPEGKTAKKLDCILVFGGDGTILRAKDLALSSGAPILGINMGWLGFLSETTLGELNKSICDLLKGKYRLLPRMTVQCQLRRQGEIIFKGLALNDAVIHKADTPRLIGVRIFSGGRFVFDTRCDGVVASTPTGSTAYSLAAGGPILAPELRAIVLTPLNPHLLTIRPMVFSSRDRILMRVHGLEEPAALQLDGVNCSPLQENDEVLITAAKQQVQFVKLSNRTFYQILRRKMHLGK encoded by the coding sequence ATGAAGAACTTCGCCATCTACATCAAACCCTCTTTCGCGGATAAACAGGCCATGTTCGCCAAGCTAGAAGCCCTGGCTGCCGAACACGGGGTCCGCTTCCACGGCATTCGCGAGCAGCGGCACTTAATGCCAAAAGGATTCAGCGTTTTGGACCCTGAAGGGAAGACCGCGAAGAAGCTGGACTGCATCCTTGTCTTTGGCGGCGACGGCACTATCCTGCGGGCCAAAGACCTGGCCCTCAGTTCCGGAGCCCCGATCCTGGGCATCAATATGGGCTGGCTAGGCTTTCTTTCCGAAACCACTTTAGGCGAGCTGAACAAATCCATCTGTGACCTGCTGAAGGGGAAATACCGGCTATTGCCCAGAATGACGGTCCAATGCCAGTTGCGGCGGCAGGGGGAGATAATCTTCAAAGGCCTTGCCCTAAACGACGCGGTTATCCACAAGGCAGACACCCCGCGCCTGATCGGGGTGCGCATCTTCAGCGGCGGACGCTTCGTCTTCGACACACGCTGCGATGGCGTTGTGGCCAGCACTCCAACCGGTTCCACAGCCTATTCACTGGCCGCCGGAGGGCCCATTCTCGCCCCGGAACTGCGCGCCATTGTGCTCACTCCGCTTAATCCTCATCTGCTCACCATCCGGCCAATGGTCTTTTCCTCCCGCGACAGAATCCTCATGCGCGTTCACGGCTTGGAGGAACCTGCCGCGCTGCAGCTTGACGGAGTGAACTGCAGCCCGCTGCAGGAAAACGATGAGGTTCTGATCACCGCAGCCAAGCAGCAGGTGCAGTTCGTGAAGCTTTCCAACCGCACCTTTTACCAGATTCTGCGGCGCAAGATGCACCTGGGTAAGTAA
- the recN gene encoding DNA repair protein RecN: protein MLTGIQIRNYLFVPEQKLTFGPGMTVLSGETGAGKSILVGSVSLIFADPAPALEAFDPQQPIYLEASFDLSHNSEVRDWLAEQGYEPEDELVLAREVSTAGKSSYFLNGRKVTASLQRELKPLMIDFHHQRDQQRLLSAAYQLHLLDLYAQNEALVSAFSTQYRGLRESLKELERLKAKVEQDRQLRELYQYQFEELEKAGLNEGEDLELQQEFELLSHAQEIAETAAASSFDLYERENSVHSRLSASVAALARFSHLNPRVANIEQSLRDCLELVTESSAALGDLCLDVNPDLARLETIQERLDTINSLLHKHKAKTISELLELFAERKAQINAYTDLSERVENLERSTERDFEALRANGDRLSASRLAAAEKLSEELRESISLLSIPDARFKIKIDKKADGKIIMQEYLDSCTEQGQDACQYFFSANRGSELRPLSTVASGGELSRILLAIKKVLSERIEEKLMILDEIDSGIGGKTAEYVAQFIFALARRHRIICITHLAQIAAIADHQVALKKEAGKKKNVIKMVPLEAEQRLEELARMLSGDVSDISLEHARELINKYRT from the coding sequence ATGCTCACAGGGATCCAAATCCGCAACTACCTTTTCGTGCCCGAGCAGAAGCTGACTTTCGGCCCGGGCATGACCGTCCTGAGCGGGGAGACGGGGGCGGGAAAATCCATATTGGTGGGCTCCGTGTCCCTCATCTTTGCCGATCCGGCACCCGCGTTGGAAGCCTTCGACCCCCAGCAGCCCATCTATCTGGAAGCCAGTTTTGACCTTTCCCATAACTCCGAAGTAAGGGACTGGCTGGCGGAGCAGGGCTACGAACCGGAGGATGAACTGGTGCTGGCCCGGGAGGTGAGTACCGCGGGGAAATCCAGCTATTTCCTGAACGGGCGCAAAGTTACGGCCTCGCTGCAGAGGGAACTCAAACCCCTGATGATCGATTTTCACCACCAGCGCGACCAGCAACGGCTGCTTTCCGCCGCCTATCAGCTTCACCTCCTGGACCTTTACGCCCAGAACGAAGCCCTGGTAAGCGCTTTTTCCACGCAATACAGAGGCCTGCGCGAGAGCCTCAAGGAACTGGAAAGACTGAAGGCGAAGGTGGAACAGGACCGCCAGTTGAGGGAGCTTTACCAATATCAGTTCGAGGAACTGGAAAAAGCGGGGCTGAATGAGGGCGAGGACCTGGAACTGCAGCAGGAATTCGAGCTGCTCAGCCACGCCCAGGAAATCGCCGAAACAGCCGCCGCCAGCAGCTTTGACCTCTATGAGAGAGAAAACAGCGTTCACAGCCGCCTCAGCGCCAGCGTGGCAGCCCTGGCCCGTTTTTCCCACCTCAATCCGCGCGTGGCGAACATCGAACAGAGCCTGCGCGACTGTCTGGAACTGGTTACGGAGAGTTCAGCGGCGCTGGGTGACCTCTGCCTGGACGTGAATCCAGACCTTGCGCGCCTGGAAACCATCCAGGAACGGCTGGACACCATCAACAGTCTGCTGCACAAGCACAAAGCCAAAACAATCAGTGAACTGCTGGAGCTTTTCGCCGAGAGGAAAGCCCAGATCAACGCCTACACCGATCTGAGTGAGCGGGTTGAAAATCTGGAAAGATCGACGGAAAGAGATTTTGAAGCCCTGCGTGCGAACGGGGACAGGCTCAGCGCCAGCCGCCTGGCCGCAGCGGAAAAACTCTCCGAAGAGTTGCGTGAAAGCATCAGTTTGCTCTCCATTCCCGATGCCCGCTTCAAAATAAAGATTGACAAAAAGGCAGATGGTAAAATCATAATGCAAGAATATCTTGATTCCTGCACTGAGCAGGGTCAGGATGCTTGCCAGTATTTTTTCAGCGCGAACCGGGGCAGCGAGCTAAGGCCTCTGTCCACAGTGGCTTCCGGCGGCGAGCTTTCCCGCATCCTGCTGGCCATCAAAAAGGTGCTGTCAGAGCGGATAGAGGAAAAGCTGATGATCCTGGACGAGATAGATTCCGGCATCGGCGGCAAGACCGCAGAATACGTCGCGCAGTTCATCTTCGCCCTGGCGCGGCGGCACCGGATCATTTGCATAACGCATCTGGCCCAGATCGCCGCCATCGCCGACCATCAGGTGGCACTGAAAAAAGAGGCAGGCAAAAAGAAGAACGTGATTAAAATGGTGCCGCTTGAGGCGGAACAAAGATTGGAAGAACTGGCCCGGATGCTTTCCGGAGATGTATCCGACATCTCACTGGAGCATGCCCGGGAATTGATAAATAAATACAGGACATGA
- a CDS encoding NfeD family protein has protein sequence MDIQPWHVWIILGIVFVIIEIFDPAFFFVALGIGAIATGLLSLLHLVGSNVPLQIVIFAVISFVAFLFTRKVGKRVLRNAGRETNVYALKGEQGIITKAIPAEGKGYVKVGGEEWVAISTDAKPIAEDAKVTIVGIDGNKLIVTPSE, from the coding sequence ATCGACATTCAACCCTGGCACGTGTGGATAATCCTCGGGATCGTTTTCGTGATCATCGAGATCTTTGATCCCGCATTCTTTTTCGTTGCCCTGGGCATCGGCGCCATCGCCACCGGGCTGCTCAGCCTCCTGCACCTGGTGGGAAGCAACGTGCCTTTGCAGATCGTAATCTTCGCTGTGATCAGTTTCGTGGCTTTCCTCTTCACCCGCAAGGTGGGGAAAAGGGTGTTACGCAACGCCGGCCGGGAAACCAATGTTTATGCCTTGAAAGGCGAACAAGGGATCATCACCAAAGCCATTCCGGCGGAAGGCAAAGGTTACGTGAAAGTCGGCGGGGAAGAATGGGTTGCCATTTCGACCGACGCCAAACCCATCGCGGAGGATGCCAAGGTAACTATTGTCGGCATTGACGGCAACAAGCTGATCGTGACTCCTTCCGAGTAA
- a CDS encoding integration host factor subunit beta: protein MTKADLVKLVSENTGIIRKDVAVVVDSLLQAIKDSLGKGHHIEIRGFGTFRLKTRKPRMGRNPKTEEKVPVPARTVPTFKFSREFKNMVVDLKINE from the coding sequence ATGACAAAAGCAGATCTGGTAAAACTCGTCTCTGAGAACACCGGCATCATCCGCAAAGACGTTGCGGTGGTTGTCGATTCCCTGCTGCAGGCTATCAAAGACAGCCTGGGCAAGGGTCACCACATCGAAATCCGCGGTTTTGGCACCTTCCGCTTGAAAACCCGCAAACCCCGCATGGGACGCAATCCTAAGACTGAAGAGAAAGTACCGGTTCCGGCCAGGACCGTTCCCACCTTCAAGTTCTCCCGCGAATTCAAAAACATGGTCGTTGACCTCAAAATCAATGAGTAG
- a CDS encoding MFS transporter yields MLTFIAGRLLDIREESFRLILVVTGIVGFASTAVLAMIRIQEPVVKRNCQRLNWKQALLEPIGGTLRLLKENKAFAAFERSFSIYGMGFIMMQPIIPIYLVDKLQLTYTANFLAKGIVSQLGMLLLSPLIGKLHDRMHPFRFMAAAFGLLMVFPLLFVASSLVQGEAVLPVVIVFLAYLIFGIAMAGVNITWNMGSIYFAGDSDASIYQSVHVTMTGIRGLIAPVLGFVLLKVFSLTMVFVVAAGFFLAASLVSLRDYRRWKLAAQVGVAQS; encoded by the coding sequence TTGCTCACATTCATCGCCGGACGCCTGCTCGACATCCGGGAAGAAAGTTTCCGCCTCATCCTTGTCGTGACCGGAATCGTGGGATTTGCCAGCACTGCCGTTCTGGCCATGATCCGCATCCAGGAACCCGTGGTGAAACGCAACTGCCAGCGGCTGAACTGGAAACAGGCCCTGCTGGAGCCGATCGGAGGGACGCTGAGGCTGCTAAAGGAAAACAAGGCTTTCGCCGCCTTCGAACGCAGCTTTTCCATCTACGGAATGGGCTTCATAATGATGCAGCCCATAATCCCCATCTATCTGGTGGACAAGCTACAGCTTACCTATACCGCCAATTTCCTGGCCAAGGGCATCGTTTCCCAACTGGGCATGCTGCTGCTCTCACCCCTGATCGGAAAACTGCACGACCGCATGCACCCTTTCCGCTTCATGGCAGCCGCTTTTGGACTGCTGATGGTGTTTCCGCTGCTCTTTGTCGCCTCATCCCTGGTGCAGGGCGAAGCCGTGCTGCCAGTGGTGATAGTGTTTTTGGCCTATCTTATCTTCGGCATCGCCATGGCTGGTGTCAACATCACCTGGAACATGGGCTCCATCTACTTTGCGGGCGATTCCGACGCCTCCATCTACCAGAGCGTGCACGTTACCATGACCGGAATTCGGGGCCTGATCGCTCCGGTGCTGGGGTTTGTGCTGTTAAAGGTTTTCAGCCTCACCATGGTTTTCGTGGTGGCAGCCGGATTCTTTCTTGCCGCCTCGCTGGTGAGCCTGCGCGATTACCGCAGATGGAAGCTGGCGGCGCAAGTGGGTGTCGCGCAATCCTAA